Genomic segment of Alkalidesulfovibrio alkalitolerans DSM 16529:
CTCGATGAGCTCCACTATGTCTTCTTCGCCGTTGGAGGTGACGACGCTCATGCCCTCGGCTTCGAGCTCCTCGCGGTAGAGCATGCGGATATGTTTCTCGTCGTCCACGACGAGAACCTTTTTCTCGGGGGCAGCCATGGATTCCTCCTCATTTTCAACGATGCCGCTGGGAACATTGTATGGAGGATTTTACCCACCGGGTCAACACCCGCCAGGAGGGGCGCGGAGGCTTTTCCCGCATTTGCCCTTCTCCCGAAAATGGGGCATGAGGCGCTTCACGTCCCGGGTGATGACTTTTCCAGTCCAAATTGGTATGAATTAATATCCCCGCGTCACCACAGCACTTCATCACCGGACGAAAGCACCTCATGATAACAGTACGAAGAGATCCCGAAGGCACCGTCCTGACCCTCGACAACGTCAAGACCGTGCGCGCCCTGTTGGGCCGCCTGGGCGAGACCTGCACCACGGCTCTGGTCATCCGTGGCCGCGAACTGCTCACCGAGGACCGCAGCCTTTCGCCGGGCGACGAGATCACCGTGCGCACCGTGCGCTCCAAAGGATAGGATGCATTCATGAAGTGCCGCCGTTGCAAGGCCCCAGCCCAGGTCAAGCTGCCCAGCCACAATACTGGATTCTGTCCGGAATGCTTCTTCCTCTTCTTCAGCCGCCAGGTGCAAAAGGCCGTCAAGGACCACGCCATGTTCACGCCTGCGGACCGCATCCTGGTGGCCCTGTCCGGCGGCAAGGACTCCCTCGGCCTGGCCAACGAGTTGAAAGAGCAGGGCTACGACGTCACGGGCCTGCACGTCTATCTGGGCATCCCCGGCTCGTCCGACGCCTCGCTCGCGCACATCGAGGCCTTTTGCGAGGCGCGCTCGATCCCCTTGATCGTGGCCTCCACCCCGGACATGGGGCTGGCCATCCCCGACGTCAAGGAAGCGCTCAGGGGCCGCCCCACCTGTTCGGCCTGCGGCTCCATCAAGCGCCACGTCTTCTCGCGCGTGGCCCGCGAGCAGGGCTTCACGGCCCTGGCCACGGGCCACAACCTCGACGACGAGACCGCGCGCCTCTTCGCCAACGTGCTGCGCTGGGACAAGGCCTACCTGGCCGACCAGGGGCCGTGCCTTGCGGATGACGGCGGACAGGCGCGCAAGGTGAAGCCGCTCTACCGCCTGACCGAATTCGAGACCGCCTGCTACGCCTTCCTCAAGGGCATCCCGCACGTCAGCGCGCCCTGCCCCTACTCGCGCGGCGCGTCCTTCACCGGCCACAAGGCGCTGCTCGAAAACCTCGAACAGTCGCGGCCCGGCGCCAAGACCCAGTTCTACGAAAACTTCCTGCGCGACGGACGCGAGGCCTTCGCGGCCTCGGCCCGCGCCACGGCCGGGCTCACGCCCTGCCTGGAGTGCGGCGCGCCCACGCCGCGCGAGGTCTGCGGCGTCTGCCAGTTGAAGAAGATGGTCGTGGCCCACAAGGCCGAGACCGCGCACGCGGAAGAGTCCCGGCAATGAACGCGGTCGGGCTGATCGAGCGCGGCTTCCTGCCGCTCGCGCTCGGCCTCTCGGCCCTGGCCCTGGCGCATCCGCCGCTCTTCACCTGGATCGCCCCGCACATCGCCCTGGGCCTTGGGGTGATCATGTTCGGCATGGGGCTCACGCTCGACTTTTCCGACTTCGGCCGGGCCTTTCGCAACTGGCGCGGCGCGGGCACGGGCATCGTGCTGCAATACACGATCATGCCCATCCTGGCCGTGGCCGTCTCGGCCCTGCTCGGCCTGCCGCCCGAGGCGGCCGTGGGGCTCGTGCTCGTGGGCGCGTGCCCCGGCGGCACGGCCTCCAACGTCATCACCTATCTGGCCCGGGCCGACGTGGCCCTGTCCGTGGTCATGACCCTCGTCTCCACCATGCTCGCCCCGCTCGTAACGCCCGCCCTGGTGCAACTCCTGCTCGGCCACGAGATCCAGGTGGACTTCTGGGCCATGGTCCGCTCGGTCTTCTGGATCGTGCTCTTCCCGCTGCTCGACGGGCTGATAATCCGCAGCCTGCTGCGCGACCGCCTGCGACCCGTGGCCTGCATCTTTCCGGCCATATCCATGGTCACCATCTCGCTCATCATCGCCTGTGTGGTGGGGCTGAACCAGAAGACCATCCTGGCCTTCCCGGCGCTGGTCATGGCGGCCGTGGTCCTGCACAACGCGGCCGGATTCGGGCTTGGCTACCACTGCGCCCGGCTCATGGGCTCGGACGCCACGCGCGCGCGGACCATCTCCATCGAGGTGGGCATGCAGAATTCGGGTTTGGCCGTGGCCCTGGCCGGAGCCTTCTTCGGCCCGGCGGCCGCGCTGCCCGGAGCGATCTTCAGCCTGTGGCAGAACCTGGTGGGCGTGGCCCTGGCCAGGCGCTGGTCGCGCACGAATCCGCCTAAGTGCTGAATTATTGGGATTTGAACTCCTGCAATTCGCGCATGAAAAGGTCCTCGGCCGAGGTGTCCGGCGTGCAGGAGACGCAGGCGCGCACGTTAAGCGGTCGGTCGTCGTCGCCCGAGAGGCAGCGCACCCTGACCAGGCGCTCGGTCTCGGAAAGCACCGACGGCACCTCGCCCGCCTGCTCGTCCATCCCCGAGACGAACGCCTCCACGCGCGGCGACGAGCCGCCGCTGCCGTAGCGGACCTGGGCGTCGCAACGCGCGGCCTGGGCGGCGGCGCGCCCGGTAAAATGGTAGCGGATGCGCTTGCCCGCGCAGGCGGGCGGCACCTCGACCTCGAACTGGTGGCGCGTGCCGTAGCTGCCGTAGACGTTCACCGGCCCGGCCTTCCAGTCCTCGGCGCAGCGGATGTCCACGGGCTTGCCCGGGGTCAGGGCGCTCGCGGGCGCGGCCAGGCTCAAGACAGCCACGATGAGCATGATGCGCGTCATTGTCCCTCCCCCGTCAGACCGCCCCGAGAGTGCCATTGGCCCTTTTCGAGCGATCCGCAAAACAGAATCTGTCAACAGTCTTCCTAGATATCCCCTTCTCTTTCTCCACTTGTACGACGCCTGGGGCGCTCGGCGCAAGGCTCGCGCGGCGCTGGCCCGGCCAGGAACGTCCGCACGCTCGGCGCGGCGTCCGGGCCGTCCCATGTCACGCGCACCGCGCCGTACGCTCCGGTGTCGTAGAGCGGCACGCCGCGAGCGCCCAGGGCCTCGCGGACCGCGCAGGAAGGGAAGTTCCACTGGTTGAGCCAGCCCGTGCCCGCGGCCGCGATGCGTGGCGCCACTGCGTCGAGCAGGGCGGGCGAGAGGCTTCCGGCCGCGCCGTGATGCGGCAGGACCAAAAGATCGGCGGACAACTCGCTCCCCGCGTCGAGCAGGGCGCGAATGCCTGCCCGCTCCACGTCGCCCGGCAACAGCGCAAGGGGCCGTCCCCGCCACACGAGCCTGAGCACCAGAGAGCCGTCGTTGCTGCCGCGCCCGGCGAAATCCGGGGCGGGGTGCAAAACGTCGAGCCGTAATTCACGGCCAAGGTCGATGCGCTCCCCGGCCGTGACCACGCGGCTGTCCACGCCGCGCGCGTCGAGAAGCGGCAAAAGCTCGCGCAGGGAATGCGCCTCGCCGTCCCTGCCGTTCCAGGCGAAGCCGCCGACCCGAAGGGCTCGGACAACAGCCGCCGCGCCCCCGGCGTGATCCCGATCGGCGTGCGACACGGCCAAAACGTCCAGGCGCGGATCGCGGTTCAAGGTCAGGCGGGGAACCACCACGGCGCGGCCCACGTCGAAGGTCCGGCTGGCCAAGCCGCCCGCGTCCAGAAGCAGCCGCGCGCCGCCCGGTCCCTCGACGAGCACGGCCAACCCTTGGCCCACGTCGATCAACTCCACGGCCACGCGCTCGCGCCGCTCCTCGTACCCGGCCAGGACGACCGGACCGGCCAGGAGCGCGAAGCAAAGGCCGAGCACAGCCAACGGCCGACGGGGCAGAAAGAACCACACGGCCAGAAGCCAGGCCCCGAGCATGGCGGGCCAGAGCGGCCGCACGCCCGTGAGGACCACGAGCAGGCCCGAGGCGTCGGCCCGCGCCAGGAGCGCGAACAGCGCCTCGGCCGGGAGCGAGGCCAGCCACAGGAGCCAAGCCGCCGCTCCGTCAAGGCCGAGGGCCAGCGGCACGAGCGCGGCCAGTCCGAGCGGCATGAGCCAGACCTGCATCAGGGGCA
This window contains:
- a CDS encoding ATP-binding protein, with the protein product MKCRRCKAPAQVKLPSHNTGFCPECFFLFFSRQVQKAVKDHAMFTPADRILVALSGGKDSLGLANELKEQGYDVTGLHVYLGIPGSSDASLAHIEAFCEARSIPLIVASTPDMGLAIPDVKEALRGRPTCSACGSIKRHVFSRVAREQGFTALATGHNLDDETARLFANVLRWDKAYLADQGPCLADDGGQARKVKPLYRLTEFETACYAFLKGIPHVSAPCPYSRGASFTGHKALLENLEQSRPGAKTQFYENFLRDGREAFAASARATAGLTPCLECGAPTPREVCGVCQLKKMVVAHKAETAHAEESRQ
- a CDS encoding bile acid:sodium symporter family protein, which encodes MNAVGLIERGFLPLALGLSALALAHPPLFTWIAPHIALGLGVIMFGMGLTLDFSDFGRAFRNWRGAGTGIVLQYTIMPILAVAVSALLGLPPEAAVGLVLVGACPGGTASNVITYLARADVALSVVMTLVSTMLAPLVTPALVQLLLGHEIQVDFWAMVRSVFWIVLFPLLDGLIIRSLLRDRLRPVACIFPAISMVTISLIIACVVGLNQKTILAFPALVMAAVVLHNAAGFGLGYHCARLMGSDATRARTISIEVGMQNSGLAVALAGAFFGPAAALPGAIFSLWQNLVGVALARRWSRTNPPKC